TAACGCCCAGGCCGGGGCGTGTTTCGCCCGGCTCCAGTTCCATCGCCGGTGACGAAGTAGGCTTCACGATGGCCATCACGAGTTGGTAGGCGATGTAAAGGCCCACCAGCATGAGGCCGGGCAGCAAAGCGCCGGCAAACAGGTCGCCCACGGACAGGGCGTCCGGCGAAAAGTTACCCATGGAGAGTTGCGCGTTCTGATAGGCGCTGGACATCACGTCGCCCAGCAATACCAACACGATTGACGGCGGGATGATCTGGCCGAGTGTGCCGGCAGCGGCAATCGATCCGGTAGCGAGGGCAGGGTCATAGCCGCGCTTGAGCATGGTCGGCAGTGACAGGAGCCCCATGGTCACGACAGTGGCACCAACGATGCCGGTGGATGCGGCCAACAGCGCGCCAACCAGCGTGACCGATATGCCGAGGCCGCCGCGCATAGTGCCGAACAGGCGGCCCATGTTTTCGAGCAGTTCTTCGGCGACGCGGCTGCGTTCCAGCATCACGCCCATGAAGACGAAGAGCGGGACGGCAATCAGCGTCTCGTTCGTCATGGTGCCGAAGATGCGTTGCGGGAAGGCACCCAGGAAGGAGAGATCGAAGACGCCCAGCGCAGCTCCGAGAATGGCGAAGATCAGCGCCGTGCCTGCAAGCGTGAAAGCCACAGGAAAACCTGCGAGCAGAAACAGGCAGGCCGTCGCGAACATGGCGATGTCGAGAATGTCAGCAATGGCCATCAGACGATATCCGGCGGGGTTTCATCACTCGGCGTTTCCTGGCCAGACAGGATGCGCAGACTGTGGAGGGCCAGTGAGACGCCTTGCAGGGCCACGAGTACCGCAAAGGCGATGATGACGCTCTTGAGAAGATAGACGCCATGGATGCCGCTGGTTTCCTTCGACCCTTCGAGGATGGACCATGAGCTGGATACATATGGCCAAGCGAGCCAGATGATCGCGGCACACATGGGCAGCAGAAAGAACAGGGAGCCGAACAGATCCGTCAGGGCTTTCCGCCGCGGGGTTGCTTCACGGTAAAAAACGTCCACGCGTACATGTCCGTTGTGAAGCAAGGTGTAACCCGCCGCCAGCATGAACAGCATGCCATGCATGTAGACGATGGACTCCTGCATCCAGATCGAGCCGATGCCGAAGACATAGCGCTGGATGACGACGATGAACTGGACGACTACCATCAGCAGGGCGAGCCACGAGACCACACGGCCCAGGCGCTCGTTCAGGCCATCAATGAAACCGGTGAGACGGGTCACGGACGCTCCTGCCTAACCTGCATTGGCGGTGCGCATGTTGACGTAGGCTTCTTCAGAGATGCGCGTCCAGCGGATCGAGTTTTCGAGGTTTTCCTTGAAGCTGGAATAGATCCGTCCGGCGATTTCGCTTTCCTGCGAGACGTCAGCCAGTACGGCAGCTGACGCTTCGCGCATGCCCGCAAAGACATCGGCCGGGAACTTTTCAAGTACCACGCCGTGATCCTTGATCAGCGTATCCAGTGCACCGGCGTTCTTCTGGTTGAATTCTGCGAGCGTGTAATCGTGTTCCGTATGGCAGACAGTCTGGATGATCTGCTTCTGGCCTTTGGTGAGGCTCTCATAAACATCCTTGTTGAACACGGTAGCGAGGGCGGCACCCGGTTCATGGAAGCCCGGCCAATAATAATACTTCGTGACCTTGTAGAAGCCCTGGGCGAGATCATTCCACGGGCCGACCCACTCTGTTGCGTTGATGGCACCGGTTTGCAAGGCCTGGTAAATGTCCGGACCCGGAAGACTGACAGCGGCGGCGCCAAGACGGCGCATCACTTCACCACCGAGCCCCGGCATGCGGATCTTGAGGCCTTTCAGGTCTTCCAGTGACGTGATCTGCTTGTTGAACCAGCCGCCCATCTGAACGCCCGTATTGGCGGACAGGAAGCCCTTGAGATTGAAGCGGGCGGAGAGTTCATCCCACAGTTCCTGACCGCCACCATGGTAGATCCAGGCGGTCAGTTCGTTGGCGGTCATCCCGAAGGGGACGGCGGTGAAGAATGAAAATCCGACCGACTTGCCTTGCCAGTAATACTCAGCGCCATTGTAGCAATCTGCCGTACCATTGGAGACGGCGTCGAAGCATTCGAAGGCCGGAACAAGTTCACCGGCAGCATATACCTTGATCGAAATCTGGCCGTCCGTCGCGTCCTCGATGCGCTTGGCCACGCGCTCCGCAGAGGTGCCCAGGCCAGGGAAGTTCTTTTGCCATGTGGTCACCATCTTGAGCTTGCGCTTGTTGGTGACGATGGCGGGGCTTGCGGGCTCGGTTCCGGGAGCGCAATCCGCCGTGTTCTGGCCGCTGTCGCAGCCGGCAACGGCAAGAGTCGCGGCGGCGGCACCGGTCACGGCGGCGCCGGTCAGGAAATCCCTGCGTTTCATGGTCGATTGTCTCCCCGGAGATATTTGAGCCGCAGTATAGGGATGGACCGCCCCGGTGCAATAAAGCCGTGGGAGCACCCTGAGCCAGCTAGGAGAGAGCAAAAGGTGGGGGGAGGCAGCCAGCCCGGTCTCAGGCTCTGGCCTTTTCGGACGGCAGCCGCATCCAGCCTTCCATTGTGAGGGCTTCAAGCGGCCGGTAGCGGGCCTTGTAGGACATCTTGCGGCATCCCTCGATCCAGTATCCCAGATAGACGTAGGGGAGGCCCAGCTCACGGGCCTTCGCCACGTGGTCCAGGATCATGTAGGTGCCGAGGCTGCGGGCGTGCTCCTGCGGATCAAAGAAGCTGTAGACCATGGACAGGCCGTCGTCGATCACGTCGGTCAGGGCCGTTGCGATAAGCCGGTCCCGGCCAAGGGGTTCCGCTGCGTCATCGTCAGGGTCCGGCTTCGTCCAGTACTCGAACATGAGCGTAGAGACAGTCGTTTCTTCCACCATCGCAGCGAAATCATCGTCGTCCATGTCGGACATGCCACCATTGGCATGGCGCTGATTGAGATATTTATGGAGCAGCTCATACTGTGGCTCGGTGGCCATGGGTTCGCGCGGGATGCGCACAAGATCGCGGTTCTTGCGCAGGATGCGGCGATAGGAGGTCGTCAACTCGAAAGCATCTACCGGGATGCGGACCGAGACGCAGGCCGAGCAGCCGTCGCAGGCCGGTTTGTAGGCAATGGTCTGGCTGCGGCGAAAGCCCGCTGTGGTCAGCATGGAGTTAATGGCGTCCGCGTCTGCATCCAGCAGGTGCGTGAAGACCTTGCGCTCCATCTTGCCCTCCAGATAGGGACAGGGCGTCTCGGCGGTGAGATAGAAGCGCGGGGCGGTCTTGCCTGCGTGGTGGGTCACCTTGGTCTCCGGCTCGGGACGGGCAATTGTGGCTCAGAAGCCATAATACCACGGGGCGAAGAGCGAAAAAGCAAGCCAGAGAATGATCACCAGCGGCGCCCCGGCACGCATGAAATCGGAAAACCGATAATGCCCGGGACCCATTACCAGAAGGTTGGTCTGATAGCCCATGGGCGTGGCGAAAGAGCAGTTCGCCGCAAAGATCACCGCATACACGAACACCATGGGATCAATGCCCAGCTGACTGGCAGTGCTTACCGCGATGGGTACGAAGAGCACTGCTGTCGCGTTGTTCGAGAGCACATTGGTGAGGATCGCGGTAAGGAGGAAGAATACCGAGAGCACCACCGCCGCGCCGAACCCGTCGAACACCAGGATGACCTGCTGCGCCAGGAAGGTTGCCCCGCCGGTCGCCTCAAGGGACGTGCCGAGTGCCAGCGCCGCGCCGACGAGCAGGAATATCTGCCGGTCGATGGCGCGTGAGGCCTGACGGATGTTGAGACAGCCGGTGAGGATCATCGCCAGAGCACCGGCGACAGCTGCGATGCTGATGGGCACAATGCCCAATGCCGCGGAAACGACCGTGCCGCCGAGGATGATCTGGGCGGTGCGGGCATTGCTCAGATGCGGAATTTCTGTCGCGGACCATTCGAGCAGCAGCAAGTCGCGGCTGGTGCGGAGGCCGCGAACGCTTTGGCGGTTGCCTACGATCAGCAGCACATCACCGGCTTCGAGGCGTATATCGCTCATTTGCGTGCGGATCATGCGGCTGCGCCGTTGCACGCCGAGGACGATGCAGTCCGTCTCCATGCGGAAGCCGGCCTGTTCGATGTTGCGGCCGATCATTCGCGAACCGGGGGCTACGATGGTCTCCGCCAGCATCAGGTCGCGGACCGGGCGTTGCTCATCATCGCTGTCGGGGTCGCTTGGTCCACCGTCCTGGTGGATCAGGCCCTGGAAGATATCCGGCTCCTGCTTGAGAGCCTCCATCAGCGTGGCGCGAGTGGCTGCGATGATGAGTGTATCACCGGGCCGTAGAACCATGTCCTCAAAGGGTGGCAGGAATGGCCGCTCACCGCGCTGGACCATGCGGACGGTGATGTTCTTGAGGGACGGGAACATACCCCCGGTTGCCTTGCTGCCCACCAGCGGGTGGCCGTAGCCGAGTTGGAGCTGCGCAATGAACTGCTTGCCGGAACCACCCATTTCCTCGGTGAGATTGGCGCGCGCAGGCATAAGGCGGGGCAGGATGAAGGCGACGTAGACGATGCCAATGGCTGCCAGAAAGACACCGGGGATCGTGAAATCGAAGAAACCGATCCGGTCGAGACCTGCGCGTGAGGCTGCACCGGATGCCAGCAGGTTGGTTGATGAACCGATTAGTGTGGTCATACCCCCTAGGATCGACGCGTAGGAGAGGGGGATCATCATCTTTGACGACGAGATGGAAGCCTTGGCCGCCAACGCCGAGACGACGGGAATAAAGATCACCGCGACCGGCGTGTTGTTCATGAAGCCTGAAACGACCAGTACAACTACCAGCATAACCCCAAGGGTGAGGTACGGAGCACGGATTGCGTTGGCGTTTGTCAGCTGCGCCACGTCTTCCAGGGCACCGCTCTGGAACAGTCCCTGGCCGACCACCAGCAGGGCCAGGACCGCGATCAGGGCCGGGTCGGCGAAACCTGCTAGCAGGTTCTCGGGGTTCAGGAGATTTCCCGAGCCTGCCTCAACCGGAAAGAAGTGGAAAAAGGCGAGGAGCCCCGCGACCAGCGCCAGCGAGGTTACTTCGAGCGGAATGTCTTCCGACGCGTAGGCGGCGATGGCTGCGATGATCGCGCCAAACACCACCCACATCTGCCAGACGTGGGAAAAATCGGCCTCCATGGCGTGCATCTAGGCATGGTGCCGGTAAATTGCCAAGCGGCTTTTTGATGCGATTTTTCGCAGTTTTCCTAGCCGGAAATCACACGCGCGTCAGGTGGAATCTGGTCCGGCGTGTTGATGACGATTGTGCCGATCAGATAGTCGTGCAGGCAGCGGCGGCGCTGGTTGAACAGGGGGACGAGAACGACAAAAACGGTAACGGTCCAGCTCAGCCAGAACAGGAGGGACTGCAGGGCTCCCTGCACCATGCCCGGCCGGGCGCCGTCCCATGTGCGAACTTCGATGCCGGTGAAACGCATACCAGGCGTCGCCGATGTCGGTCCGCCGATTGTGACGGCGAAGTAGCCGAGCCACATCAGGGCAGCCAATGGGCTAATCAACGGCCAGAGCAGCCCGAGGGTGAAAATGCCCAGTATTGCCAGAATGATGGTGAGGAAAACTGTGGCTACGGCGAGCAGGGCCCAGTCCACAAGGAATGCGATGACGCGTTTGCCCAAGACACCTTCAAAGAGTTCCGGGTAGCGATCAGCGTCGATATGGATCGGATCATCGCCCTTTGCCTCGCGCCAGTGCACGCCGTCCGGGCGGTCGAGCGCTGCCATGCGCATCTCCCATAATTCACGGTGTTGGGAGTAAAATGGGGAGTTCAGACAGACGGTGCAATAGGGCAGGTTGTTTGCTGCGATCCGGTGTGCCGGATCAGCGGTTGCGGCTGGGCGGCAGTACCGGGGCTTCGCGCAGCAGCACTATGGAGATTCGCCGATTTGCGGCCATGAACGGATCCTCGGGGAACAGGGGTTCAGAGTCAGCCTTGCCGGCGACCTGGTAGATCCTGTTTTCCTTGAGACCGCCATCCATCAGCACACGGCGGGCGGCATTCGCCCGGTCCGAGGTGAGTTCCCACTTGGAGTAGTCGTCGCCGGATGACATGGGCCGTGAGTCCGTATGACCGCCGATGGTGATGCGGTTCGGCAGCTGGCGGAGGGTTTCACCGATCTTGTTGAGCAGCACGCGGGTGCGCTCATAGGGGATGGCGCTTTCCGTCGGGAACATTGACCGCCCCTCCTGGTCCACGAGCTGGATGCGCAGGCCTTCAGGGGTTTCATCGATGATAATGTGCTTGGAGAGTTCAGCGAGTTCGGGTAGGTCCTGCAGGGACTGACGGATCGACATTTCGGCACGGGCAAAGGAACGGGCTTCCTTTTTCGCCTTGCCTTCATCGATCAGGGATTTGTCCTCGTGTTCTGTTTCGGCGCCGTGGGCTGTCTTGTCATTGACACTGCCGTCGCCCGGAGTCTTGCCCTTGTTGTCGCCTTCTTCTTCTTCTTCCGCAGGCGGAGAAAGAGACATGACGATGGCAGTGATGGCGCCGCCTTCACGGGCACCGCTTGAATCATGTGCCGTGCCGCCGAGCACACCGCCAGACCCGGAGGTAGACCGGGAGATGTTAGGCGGGGCGAAATAGTCGGCAAGACCGTCCTTCTGTTCCGGTGTAGTCATGGAGATGAGCCACATCAGCAGGAAGAACGCCATCATCGCGGTCACGAAGTCGGCATAGGCAATCTTCCACGCACCACCATGGTGGCCGTGGGCTGCCTTCTTCACCTTCTTGATGATGATCGGCTGTTCGTTAGTGACTGCCATGGACGCGGTTGCCTGTACCTTGCGGTTAGTGTGACTTCACCCGAAGCCTCGGGCCGGTGCCTAGGCCGGCTGGGGCAGGGAGCCGGTCTTCTCTTCGAGTTCGGCGAATGTCGGGCGCGTGTCGCTGAGCAGGGCCTTGCGACCGAACTCAACAGAGACCGCCGGCGGGTAGCCAGACAGATGCGCCAGGATCGCAGCCTTGATGCACTGATAGTATTTGGCTTCCGCGTCATAGGTTGCTTTGAGCGAGGCCGTCATCGGCGCGAAGAACCCGTAGGCCACGAACACGCCGAGGAAGGTACCGACGAGGGCGCCACCGATCAGCTTGCCGAGCACTTCCGGCGGTTCGTTGATCGAGCCCATCGTCTTGATCACGCCCAGCACGGCGGCAACGATGCCAAGAGCGGGCGTGCCGTCGGCAAGGGCCTGCATGGCGTCGACCAGCTGGTGGCGTTCATTGTGATGGGTCTCCAATTCCTCATCCATCAGCGCCTCCATCTCGTGGGGGTTTTCCGTACCCAGCGTGATCAGGCGGATGTAGTCGCAGATGAAGTCGACGGCGTGGTGGTCAGAGGCCACGGAGGGGAACTGCTTGAAGATTTCGGAGTCGTGCGGGTTCTCGACGTGGGCTTCCAGCGCTAGGTTGCCCTTGGCTTTGGCGAGCTTGAAGAACTGGAACAGGCAGGACAGCAATTCGAGATAGCTGTCCTTGTTGTAAGGCGAACCTTTCATGAGGGTGCCCATGGCACCCCCCATCTGCTTAATGACGGTTCCGGGGTTCGCAATAATAAAGGCGCCCAGCGCGGCACCCAGAATGATGACGCCTTCGAAGGGCTGCCACAGCACGCCCAGCTTGCCGCCCATTGCCGCGTAGCCGCCAAGCACGCAGACAAAAACAGTAATAATGCCGACAATAAGCTTCATCGCACGGAAGGCCCCGAATTGGTCGCAAGTCCGCGCGCCGCAGGGCAAGGGACTTTTCTGACGTTATCTGACCGGAACTTTCCCCCAATCGCGTTAACACGCGGTTGAGGTTGACGAGCGTGGTTAATGCTTTGCAAATGCACAAGCGTCTGCTGGCCTGGGTACGTGGTGGTCTTGCAGCTGCGTTCATACTCTCCGGTGCACCGGGCCAATTCCGCCATTGTGCCGGAGGGGGGAACCACACTAGAAGTGCCGGGCGGGGCCACTCCACGATCCGACCTTCGCCGGGGCTAGACTTGATGACAGAAAATTCTCGCGAATTCCGTAACGCGCTCGGCTGCTTTGCCACCGGTGTGACCGTTGTGACAACACGCCGGCCGGACGGTGCGCCGGTCGGGATCACGGCGAATTCATTCTCTTCAGTGTCTCTGGACCCGCCGCTCGTGCTGTGGTGCATCGACAAGTCGTCGGATTGCTTTGATGATTTTCAGGCTGCGGATCGTTTCGCGATCAACGTGCTTGCTGCTGACGACATGAATGTCAGTAATGACATGGCGCGGACCGGTCGGGACGGTGTCGGAGACCATGGGTTCAGCGACGGGCCGGTGCTTGGTTTGCCGGTTCTTGAACGGGCACTTGCGCATTTCGAATGCGAGGTCGAGCACCGCCACGCAGGCGGTGATCACGTCATTCTGGTGGGCCGTGTGAAGGGCATGCAGTCGCGGCAGGACGGAGATCCGTTGCTCTACTTCCGCGGGAAATACGCGGCGATCACCGGCTAGGCGCCGCCGGTCTCTTCCTTCAGAGCCTTCACGTTGTCCCGCATGCGCGAGAGGACCTTCAGCGCATGGGCGTAATCGTCCGGTGAGATACCTTCCTTGGCGCGGGCGTGGATCATGGTGAAAACGCCCTGGCCGAGAAACTTGACGCTGTGGAAGTAGTCGGTGAGCCAGATCTGCTTGGATCGCCGGTCTGTCGGGTGGGGACGTCTTTCCACCAGCCCGCTTTTCTCAAGCTCGTCGACATGGGGACCGACCGACACTTTGTGGATGCCCATATCCTCGGCCAGTTCGGTCTGGGTCCTGCCGTCACGTTCCATGAGCAGCCCGAGGATCTGTGAGCCGGATCGGCTCATCGGCATGCGCCGGTCGTACTCACCGGACAGCAGCCGGCCGAACTCCTGCAGCAATGTAGAGAACTCAAGCGCTTCTTCGATTTCGCGGGGGTCCGGCTGCGGCGCGGCTTTCGGCGGGTCCTTGATCATCAAATCAGTATAGTGCGTGGCGGCAGCGCACGTCAGAAATTTCCCTGTTAAAGATCTGTCCCGGGCATCAGGCGGAGCGTGCCTATGGCATTGGCTTCGATCTGCGACCGCTCGGTGATCATGGGAACGTGTTCACCGTCCGCCCAGAGAGTTGCGAATGTATCGTACCAGGGAGATGTGGGGTTGCCGGACTGACCGGTCGAGATGATGAAAACAGAATTGTCCAAATCGTTGAAATCGAAGACGGCTCTGTACCCCGCCGCGTGGACATTGGCGAAGGGACGGTCCGTGCTGCTGCCAGTTTGTCCTCTGTTGACCGTGTAGGGTCCCCCGGCGCTTTCCCGTTCGATGTTGAAGATATCCCGCAGTACGGGCACGAATCCGAACGGCAGATGGTTGTTGATGACAGGATGCGCCTTGCCCCAGCGCCAGGTGCTCATGTCGGTTCCATATAGTGCGTTGAGGTCGTTAAGACCGGCTGCGAGTGCTTTACGGACGACATCCGTACAATGCTCTGGTTCCGGCGTAAGCCTGTCATCGCACCACTTGGCAGCAGTGGGGTCTGATCCGGAAAGCGCATTGAGGATGAATGTTTCCCGGCGGCGCGACGCGCTATCTGCAAGCTCGCCGAGTTCGTCCGCATACAGAGAAGCATGTAGGCGACGCAGAGCAGCATGGAAGATGAGCGGCTGGCTGGCATCTCTCTCCATTCTTGCGTCCCAGTTGCGCAACAGGTTCTGCGCTTCGGCCATCTGGTCGGTTTCCGGTTCGACGCTGGTGAAATAGGGCGTCAGCTTTTCTGCCATTTGCGATTTGTTGTCGGCCAGAATGGCTTCAAAGCTGGCGACGTCGTGGTCGCGCTTCGCTTCGATCATTTCCTCGATGCGGTTGGCCCGGTAGGGCGCGTCCCAGCTTGATGAAATGTAGTAGAGAAAATCATCGGGAATGATCTTGTTGTTGGCAGTCGCAATGTAACCGTGGGCCGGGTTGATGATCTGAGGCAGACCGGCGTGGGGGACGAGCCCCTGCCACTCGTCCGCTGCCGTGGCACCAGACGCCGGGAGTAAACCACCAGTCGAATGGGCTTCACCCCGCAATGGCACGCGGGCGGGGGCGATCATGCCGATGTTACCCTCAGTATCTGCCACGACCATGCTTTGCATGGGGGATACATGCAGGCGGGTGGCTTCGAAGAACTCGGTCACACTCCGGGCCTTTGTGAAGCGGTATCCGGCCTCGATCGTTGTGTCCTCGCTTGTGAGCGCTGTCCATCTCAAGGCCACAACGTGGCCGTCCTTCACCACATCATCCACGGTGTCCGCCAATGCATCGAGAACCGGGCCGTTGCGTGTTTCCCGGATTGTGAGCGTTTCATCCTCGCCCAGGCGGACCCGGATTGTTTCCTCGCGTGTTGTAAAGTCCTGCCACCCTTGCGGGGTGCGGTACTGGCTTGGTGCGTCGGGGTTCGCTTCTTCGATCACGAGATCCTGTGTGTCCGGTCCCGTGTTGGTGAAACCCCACGCAATATAGTCATTGCGGCCGAGAATGATCGAAGGGATGCCGGGGATGGTGACGCCGATGATGTTGGCGCCATCGGCGCTCATATGGGCGGCGTACCAGATGGACGGGGCGAGCATTCCCAGATGCGGATCGTTGGCGAGGAGCGGTTTACCGCTCTTTGTCCAGGTTCCGTCCACGACCCAGTTGTTTGAGGCGCCAGGTGGGCCGGTATCCGGGATGGCAGCCAGAATCCGTTCGAGGCCCAAGGTACGATACAACCGGGCCATATCGCGGATCGCCGGTTTGCTATCGGTATCGTAGGGTGGGTCGAAAGTCTCGAGCTCCTCATCGGACAGGACCTCCATCAGCCGTGTGCGGAGGATTTCCGAAAAGGCATTGCCGGACAGGCCGGCAGCCAGCAGTTTGACGAGCCCTACGGAATCCGCTGGCTGCCATGGTTCGGGTTCGTGCCAGAGCATCTGAAATTCTGGTGGCAGCGGGCGATCAGACGCCTCTATGTAGGTATTCACGCCGCGTGCATAGGCATCCAGCATGCTTCGCAGTTCCGGCGACAGATCGTCGAGGGAGCGATCTGCATGGCCATACATGTCGAGCGTGCGGATGACGCGATCAGCGGGCAGGGCAGGTGCCCCGAAAATTTCGGATAGCCGCCCCTGCACAACGCGGCGAAACAGCTCCATCTGCCATAGCCGGTCCTGGGCATGGGCGTATCCCAGGGCGTAAGCGGCATCAGCATCTGATTGGGCAAAGATGTGGGGAATGGCGTACTCGTCGCGCACGATGTCCACCGGCGCTGTGACGCCGTTCACCGTGGCCTTCCCGTCATAGTCTGGCAGGGCCCGTTGCGAGAGACCGATCAGATTGAGGATGAGAAGGGCAACAAGCGTCAGCAGCGCGGTGATCGTGATTCCGCCCCAACGGATGATCTTTGCAAACACGGTCTTGCTCCCCCCGGAGTGAATGTCGGCTTGTCGGATTCTACGCGCGGATGCGTATTCCGGTTCTGGCTCGATTCATGTTTAGTGCGCGCAACAGATAAGCACGTGCGACAGGAGTTACCATATGGCGAAAGTGGCGTTTATCGGTCTCGGCGTGATGGGGTTTCCCATGGCCGGGCACCTGGCCGAGGCCGGCCATGAGGTGACCGTTTGGAACCGCACCACCGCCAAGGCCAAGAAATGGCGGGAAGCTTACAAGGCGAGCCACGGAGGGAGCGGGGCCTGGACACCTGCAAAGGCGGCTGAGGGTGCCGAGATCGTGTTTGCCTGCGTCGGCAATGATGACGATGTGAGGTCGGTTACCGTTGGGCCCGACGGGGCCTTTCATGGAATGGCCCCGGGGACGGTCTTCGTCGATCATACGACGGCGTCAGCTGATCTGGCCCGGGAGTTGGCCACAGAGGCACAGTCCCGCGGCTTTGGTTTCGTGGATGCGCCTGTTTCCGGCGGTCAGGCCGGTGCCGAGAATGGTCAACTAACGATTATGTGCGGCGGTGACGAGGCGGATTATGCGACGGCTGAACCGGTGATGGCTGCCTACGCCAAACAGGCCCGGCTGATGGGACCGACCGGGTCCGGCCAACTGACGAAAATGGTCAACCAGATCTGCATTGGTGGTCTCCTGCAGGGGCTGTCAGAGGCGATCAACTTTGCCCAAAAGGCAGAGCTTGATGTGGCCGCCGTCATCGACGTGATTTCCAAGGGCGCAGCGCAGAGCTGGCAGATGGAGAACCGCTGGGAGACCATGTCAAAAGGCGAATACGACTTCGGATTTGCCGTGGACTGGATGCGCAAGGACCTTGCCATTTGCCTGGCTGAAGCCGAACGCAATGGCGCCTCACTGCCGGTGACCAGGCTTGTCGATGGATATTATGCCGAGGTGCAGGATATGGGCGGCAACCGCTGGGATACGTCGAGCCTGATTGCTCGGCTGCGCAAGGACTAGCCGAGCGGTAACGTTCCTGCGCTGTTCATGCAGGACGTGGATCGGGACAAAGCGGGTGAACGCTGCCATAGCGGTCCTTCATGTCCATGTCTGAATGTCCGATGTCCGGTGGTCAAAGTCGCGATGGCAGCGCATCCTGCACAGCAAACCAGGGACAGGCCCGCTGTGTAGCTCACGCAGGATAGGGCGAGGTTTGGACAGGATAAACGCGGCTTAGGTACTGGGGAAAAGTAAATTCTGGCGAATTTGGCGTAGATAAACACTAACGAATCGTAAATATTTTGACCGCGGAGCACAGAATATGGTAGATGTCCATCTTGTATGGACAATATATTGAAATTTTCAGATTATGACGCTTTTGCCTACGTCGCTTGCGGCGTGGTTGCATTTGCTATTTCTGATGTCCTTTTCGATACCCGGCTGGTGTTTACATCTGGGTGGACGTTTTCGGAAGGTCTCCTTTTTTTGATCGCAGCATATTTGGCCGGGCATCTCGTAGCGTCGCCGTCAAGTTGGGTATTGGAAAAACTGTTCGTCGGCAAAGTACTGGGGGCTCCCACGGCTCATCTAATTGGTCTAGGGCCACCAGGCCGGTTAGGGGCAAGTCTTAGACCTCTGTTCCGGGGCTATTTCGCTGAGATGCCAAAAAAGCAACTTTCAGCAGTCGCGCAAAGCGAGAACCTCACCGCAAACAACTCCGTAGACGGAGTATTCTGGCGCGCATATGTGGTGGCTCGACACAATCCGATCTCTTCCGCTCGAATGGAATCTTTTCTCAAGCTGTACGGATTTTGCCGGAACATGAGCTTCTTAGGTTTGGCAACGTTCGTCGGCGCTCTGTACATCGGCGTTTCGAATTGGTGTGAGGGCGGATGGCACGATCTCGTGGAAACACATTTAGTGATGAGTACGGCAGCAGGGATCGTTTGGCTTGTTCTACTCCTGCGCTACCTGAAATTTTATCGTCTTTACGCGCTTGAAGTGCTCTTGGCTTACGCAAAGTCAATTTCAGATAAGGACCGACGATCATGATGCAAATTGTGGTTCATGACGT
The sequence above is drawn from the Pyruvatibacter mobilis genome and encodes:
- a CDS encoding TRAP transporter small permease subunit, which produces MTRLTGFIDGLNERLGRVVSWLALLMVVVQFIVVIQRYVFGIGSIWMQESIVYMHGMLFMLAAGYTLLHNGHVRVDVFYREATPRRKALTDLFGSLFFLLPMCAAIIWLAWPYVSSSWSILEGSKETSGIHGVYLLKSVIIAFAVLVALQGVSLALHSLRILSGQETPSDETPPDIV
- a CDS encoding SLC13 family permease; protein product: MEADFSHVWQMWVVFGAIIAAIAAYASEDIPLEVTSLALVAGLLAFFHFFPVEAGSGNLLNPENLLAGFADPALIAVLALLVVGQGLFQSGALEDVAQLTNANAIRAPYLTLGVMLVVVLVVSGFMNNTPVAVIFIPVVSALAAKASISSSKMMIPLSYASILGGMTTLIGSSTNLLASGAASRAGLDRIGFFDFTIPGVFLAAIGIVYVAFILPRLMPARANLTEEMGGSGKQFIAQLQLGYGHPLVGSKATGGMFPSLKNITVRMVQRGERPFLPPFEDMVLRPGDTLIIAATRATLMEALKQEPDIFQGLIHQDGGPSDPDSDDEQRPVRDLMLAETIVAPGSRMIGRNIEQAGFRMETDCIVLGVQRRSRMIRTQMSDIRLEAGDVLLIVGNRQSVRGLRTSRDLLLLEWSATEIPHLSNARTAQIILGGTVVSAALGIVPISIAAVAGALAMILTGCLNIRQASRAIDRQIFLLVGAALALGTSLEATGGATFLAQQVILVFDGFGAAVVLSVFFLLTAILTNVLSNNATAVLFVPIAVSTASQLGIDPMVFVYAVIFAANCSFATPMGYQTNLLVMGPGHYRFSDFMRAGAPLVIILWLAFSLFAPWYYGF
- a CDS encoding RDD family protein; this translates as MAALDRPDGVHWREAKGDDPIHIDADRYPELFEGVLGKRVIAFLVDWALLAVATVFLTIILAILGIFTLGLLWPLISPLAALMWLGYFAVTIGGPTSATPGMRFTGIEVRTWDGARPGMVQGALQSLLFWLSWTVTVFVVLVPLFNQRRRCLHDYLIGTIVINTPDQIPPDARVISG
- a CDS encoding TRAP transporter substrate-binding protein — its product is MKRRDFLTGAAVTGAAAATLAVAGCDSGQNTADCAPGTEPASPAIVTNKRKLKMVTTWQKNFPGLGTSAERVAKRIEDATDGQISIKVYAAGELVPAFECFDAVSNGTADCYNGAEYYWQGKSVGFSFFTAVPFGMTANELTAWIYHGGGQELWDELSARFNLKGFLSANTGVQMGGWFNKQITSLEDLKGLKIRMPGLGGEVMRRLGAAAVSLPGPDIYQALQTGAINATEWVGPWNDLAQGFYKVTKYYYWPGFHEPGAALATVFNKDVYESLTKGQKQIIQTVCHTEHDYTLAEFNQKNAGALDTLIKDHGVVLEKFPADVFAGMREASAAVLADVSQESEIAGRIYSSFKENLENSIRWTRISEEAYVNMRTANAG
- a CDS encoding flagellar motor protein MotB; its protein translation is MAVTNEQPIIIKKVKKAAHGHHGGAWKIAYADFVTAMMAFFLLMWLISMTTPEQKDGLADYFAPPNISRSTSGSGGVLGGTAHDSSGAREGGAITAIVMSLSPPAEEEEEGDNKGKTPGDGSVNDKTAHGAETEHEDKSLIDEGKAKKEARSFARAEMSIRQSLQDLPELAELSKHIIIDETPEGLRIQLVDQEGRSMFPTESAIPYERTRVLLNKIGETLRQLPNRITIGGHTDSRPMSSGDDYSKWELTSDRANAARRVLMDGGLKENRIYQVAGKADSEPLFPEDPFMAANRRISIVLLREAPVLPPSRNR
- a CDS encoding arginyltransferase; this translates as MTHHAGKTAPRFYLTAETPCPYLEGKMERKVFTHLLDADADAINSMLTTAGFRRSQTIAYKPACDGCSACVSVRIPVDAFELTTSYRRILRKNRDLVRIPREPMATEPQYELLHKYLNQRHANGGMSDMDDDDFAAMVEETTVSTLMFEYWTKPDPDDDAAEPLGRDRLIATALTDVIDDGLSMVYSFFDPQEHARSLGTYMILDHVAKARELGLPYVYLGYWIEGCRKMSYKARYRPLEALTMEGWMRLPSEKARA